A single genomic interval of Agrobacterium larrymoorei harbors:
- a CDS encoding DUF47 domain-containing protein has product MMSIFRKLMPREDKFFDMFREHSKTVVEAAEALQNLLNGIEVEKNCERIVALEDRADNITRDVLLAVRRSFITPFDRGDIKDLIQSMDDAIDMMHKTVKTIRLFEQTSFDSLMRQMGEEVVRAAHLVAAAVPLLDKVGANAQQLSSIAEEVTRVEGRSDELHDQGLKDLFRRHGASGNAMAYIIGSEIYGELEKVVDRFEDVANEISGIVIENV; this is encoded by the coding sequence ATGATGAGTATTTTTAGAAAACTGATGCCTCGTGAAGACAAGTTCTTCGACATGTTTCGCGAGCATTCGAAGACCGTGGTAGAGGCTGCCGAAGCCTTGCAGAACCTTCTGAACGGCATCGAAGTAGAGAAGAACTGCGAGCGTATCGTGGCACTCGAAGACCGCGCGGACAATATCACCCGTGACGTTCTTCTGGCTGTTCGCCGCAGCTTCATCACCCCGTTCGACCGGGGCGATATCAAGGATCTCATCCAGTCCATGGATGACGCAATCGACATGATGCACAAGACGGTCAAGACCATAAGGCTGTTCGAACAAACGAGCTTCGACTCGCTGATGCGGCAGATGGGCGAGGAAGTGGTGAGAGCCGCGCATCTCGTAGCAGCCGCCGTTCCGCTTCTCGACAAGGTCGGAGCCAATGCGCAGCAGCTAAGCTCCATCGCGGAAGAGGTGACACGCGTCGAAGGTCGCTCCGACGAGCTGCACGATCAGGGTCTCAAAGACCTGTTCCGCAGACACGGCGCTTCCGGCAATGCGATGGCCTATATAATCGGCAGCGAAATCTATGGCGAACTCGAGAAGGTCGTCGACCGCTTCGAGGATGTCGCCAACGAAATCAGCGGCATTGTGATCGAGAACGTTTGA
- a CDS encoding NUDIX hydrolase, whose translation MKAVTKGRKATKGNARPLLKQLAAMPDKLFAGKFRQQLGALCYRKDPDGAGLQILLVTSRGTGRWVIPKGWPMKKKKPHEAAQTEAWEEAGVRGRAKKKPVGSYTYLKWMADGDVAPCVVDVYQVEVTEISEDFKERGQRQLIWVTPEEASRRVREVELKSLLIDFRPAEK comes from the coding sequence ATGAAAGCTGTCACAAAGGGTCGCAAGGCGACGAAGGGAAATGCAAGGCCGCTGCTGAAGCAGCTGGCCGCCATGCCCGACAAGCTGTTTGCTGGCAAATTTCGCCAGCAACTCGGCGCGCTTTGCTATCGCAAAGACCCTGACGGAGCGGGTCTTCAGATACTTCTCGTCACCTCCAGGGGCACGGGCCGCTGGGTCATCCCTAAGGGCTGGCCAATGAAGAAGAAAAAGCCGCATGAGGCGGCGCAGACGGAAGCCTGGGAAGAAGCCGGTGTGCGCGGGCGCGCCAAAAAGAAACCCGTCGGCAGCTATACTTACCTGAAATGGATGGCGGATGGCGATGTCGCACCCTGCGTGGTCGATGTGTATCAGGTCGAGGTTACGGAGATTTCAGAAGACTTCAAGGAGCGCGGCCAGCGCCAGCTCATTTGGGTCACACCTGAAGAGGCCTCGCGCCGCGTGCGAGAGGTGGAGCTGAAATCGCTGCTGATTGATTTCCGACCAGCTGAGAAGTAG
- a CDS encoding 3'-5' exonuclease, which yields MASQLDFFGANAASQNAGARVAAKGAKAKKSLDDIDAEDMAKLLEATGNYRILRKLEPRAVAEQPRPNFKRRGIILDTETTGLNHKADEIIEIGIIAFTFDDLGLVGDVTGIYGGLHQPSQPIPEDITRLTGITDDMVAGQAIDLTAVASMIETADLVIAHNAGFDRPFCERFSPVFHGKAWACSVNEVDWKRRGFEGNKLGYLIGQAGYFHDGHRAVDDCFALLEVLERSMDATGATAFSELYAASQRSKVRIYAENSPFDMKDHLKARGYRWSDGTDGRPKSWWIELQEEELDAELQFLRKEIYRWDADPLIKRLTAFDRFRAA from the coding sequence CGCGTCTCAAAACGCCGGGGCTCGAGTTGCCGCAAAGGGTGCAAAAGCGAAGAAAAGCTTGGACGATATCGACGCCGAAGACATGGCAAAGCTTCTGGAAGCAACCGGCAACTACCGCATTCTGAGAAAACTGGAACCCCGCGCAGTCGCGGAACAACCGAGACCGAATTTCAAACGCCGCGGCATCATTCTCGACACGGAAACCACGGGCCTCAACCACAAAGCCGACGAGATCATCGAAATCGGGATCATCGCCTTCACCTTCGATGATCTGGGCCTTGTGGGCGATGTTACCGGCATCTATGGCGGCTTGCACCAGCCATCCCAACCCATCCCCGAAGACATAACGCGGCTGACTGGCATTACCGACGACATGGTGGCCGGACAGGCGATCGATCTGACCGCCGTCGCTTCCATGATCGAAACGGCGGACCTTGTCATTGCGCATAATGCCGGATTCGACAGGCCATTCTGTGAAAGGTTTTCGCCGGTCTTCCACGGCAAAGCCTGGGCCTGCTCGGTGAATGAGGTGGATTGGAAACGGCGCGGTTTCGAAGGCAACAAGCTCGGCTATCTCATCGGTCAGGCAGGCTATTTTCACGACGGACACCGCGCGGTGGATGATTGTTTTGCGCTGCTGGAAGTTCTGGAGCGCTCGATGGACGCGACCGGAGCCACCGCTTTTTCAGAACTATACGCAGCAAGCCAGCGCTCGAAAGTCCGCATATACGCCGAAAACAGCCCGTTCGATATGAAGGATCATCTAAAGGCCCGCGGCTATCGCTGGTCGGATGGAACGGATGGGCGCCCGAAATCCTGGTGGATCGAGTTGCAGGAAGAGGAACTCGATGCGGAATTGCAGTTTCTGCGCAAGGAAATATACCGCTGGGATGCCGATCCGCTCATCAAACGCCTAACAGCCTTCGACCGCTTCAGAGCGGCGTAG
- a CDS encoding inorganic phosphate transporter: MDATLAFPLLAALIGVALFFDFLNGLHDAANSIATIVSTRVLRPQYAVAWAAFFNFIAFMFFGLHVAETLGTGIIDPGIVSPAVIFAALMGAIIWNIVTWAFGIPSSSSHALVGGLIGAGMAKVGFSSIVWSGFLKTAGAIVMSPAIGFFLALVLVLAVSWIFVRQTPFAVDRTFRIMQFVSASLYSLGHGGNDAQKTMGIIAVLLFSQGYLGSEFYVPFWVVITCQSAMALGTLFGGWRIVHTMGSKITRLNPMQGFCAETGGALTLFGATWLGIPVSTTHTITGAIIGVGAARRMSAVRWGLAGNIVIAWIVTMPAAALISYLTYSAVSLFN, encoded by the coding sequence ATGGACGCGACACTCGCTTTTCCGCTGCTGGCCGCGCTTATCGGCGTTGCGCTGTTTTTTGACTTTCTGAACGGACTGCACGACGCCGCGAATTCGATTGCGACCATCGTCTCGACACGCGTTTTGCGCCCGCAATATGCCGTTGCCTGGGCAGCCTTTTTCAACTTCATCGCCTTCATGTTCTTCGGTCTTCACGTGGCGGAAACACTGGGAACGGGCATCATCGATCCCGGCATCGTGTCGCCCGCCGTGATCTTTGCAGCGCTGATGGGCGCGATCATCTGGAACATCGTGACGTGGGCTTTCGGCATACCTTCGAGCTCTTCCCACGCGCTTGTCGGCGGGCTGATCGGCGCGGGCATGGCCAAAGTCGGCTTTTCGTCCATCGTCTGGAGCGGCTTTCTGAAAACCGCAGGCGCCATCGTCATGTCACCGGCAATCGGCTTCTTTCTGGCGCTGGTGCTGGTCCTTGCCGTGTCATGGATATTCGTGCGCCAGACGCCGTTTGCCGTCGACCGCACGTTCCGCATCATGCAGTTCGTTTCCGCATCGCTCTATTCGCTCGGCCATGGAGGCAACGATGCGCAAAAGACGATGGGCATCATTGCCGTTCTTCTGTTCAGCCAAGGCTATCTCGGATCGGAATTCTACGTGCCCTTCTGGGTGGTGATTACCTGCCAGTCGGCCATGGCGCTCGGTACGTTGTTCGGCGGATGGCGGATCGTCCACACCATGGGCTCGAAGATAACGCGACTTAATCCCATGCAGGGTTTCTGCGCAGAAACCGGCGGGGCGCTGACGCTGTTCGGAGCAACATGGCTCGGAATCCCTGTTTCGACCACGCACACGATCACGGGCGCCATCATCGGCGTTGGCGCTGCGCGTCGTATGTCCGCCGTCCGCTGGGGTCTTGCGGGTAACATCGTGATCGCATGGATCGTCACCATGCCAGCGGCGGCGCTTATCTCTTATCTAACCTACAGCGCAGTATCGCTGTTCAACTGA